Proteins co-encoded in one Terriglobales bacterium genomic window:
- a CDS encoding C4-type zinc ribbon domain-containing protein: MHPDLSNLIALQEADREIARLNAEIQALPLRVAAIEEKLSHTRGEIENAKAALAANQKERKHQESEIQDQRTKISKYREQSLAVKTNEQYKALMHEIEYAESHIRAAEDKILEGMVQADAHEATLKAAEAELKEETAEIEKEKAEARARTAEDEALLREWTAKRDALRGQITPDVVEHYDRVLKLRKTSAITEAIAHQCGECHVLLRPQTYNEVRRNDSIVTCDSCGRILYYDPSHEPPPEPSRSRKRAVAVLEEEEAEPEGPVSEAGPSTARGA, translated from the coding sequence ATGCATCCTGACCTTTCCAACCTGATTGCCCTTCAAGAAGCCGACCGGGAGATTGCCCGCCTGAACGCTGAGATCCAGGCCTTGCCGCTGCGCGTGGCGGCCATCGAGGAGAAGCTCTCGCACACCCGCGGCGAGATCGAAAACGCCAAGGCGGCGCTGGCGGCCAACCAGAAAGAGCGGAAACACCAGGAAAGCGAGATCCAGGACCAGCGGACGAAGATCTCCAAATACCGCGAGCAATCGCTGGCGGTGAAGACCAACGAGCAGTACAAGGCTCTCATGCACGAGATCGAGTACGCCGAGAGCCACATCCGCGCCGCCGAAGACAAGATCCTGGAAGGAATGGTTCAGGCGGACGCGCACGAGGCGACCCTCAAGGCGGCCGAGGCGGAGCTCAAAGAAGAAACCGCCGAGATCGAAAAGGAGAAAGCCGAAGCCCGGGCACGCACCGCCGAAGACGAGGCTTTGCTCCGTGAATGGACGGCCAAGCGTGACGCGCTGCGCGGCCAGATCACCCCGGACGTGGTGGAGCACTACGACCGCGTCCTCAAGCTGCGCAAGACCAGCGCCATTACCGAAGCCATCGCGCACCAGTGCGGCGAGTGCCACGTACTGCTGCGTCCGCAGACCTACAACGAAGTGCGGCGCAACGACTCCATCGTGACCTGCGACTCCTGCGGCCGCATCCTGTACTACGATCCCTCCCATGAGCCGCCACCGGAGCCCAGCCGTTCGCGCAAGCGGGCCGTTGCCGTTCTGGAAGAGGAGGAAGCGGAACCCGAGGGACCGGTGAGCGAAGCTGGACCCTCGACGGCCCGGGGCGCTTGA
- a CDS encoding tetratricopeptide repeat protein translates to MRRSILLLFLLSLGLAAQASAQARQFGTTGASVRVQVTFTDDRPASARLKVELVTSGSEVQLNTAFTDDNGVCEFGGVRPGTYRVRVSGIGIRETVGRVFSISRGQATHFEYLPVERVGENEVTQTSTTATVAAADLNVPGKARKEYEKGGEAMEKGNWEGARVRFEEAIRLYPQYAAAHNDLGVVYMNTGQTEKGREMFETAVRLNDRYARAYRNLGILHFHEKSYPMAETSLQKALAGDPLDVQTLTMLAQVQLLLHKPLEAATTATRVHDLPHEQFVACHLIAARAYELLNKETDAMAEYTIFLKESPQNPNAPKVRAALDALKARTH, encoded by the coding sequence ATGCGCCGCTCAATCCTGTTGCTTTTCCTATTATCGCTCGGTCTCGCCGCGCAAGCCTCCGCGCAGGCGCGCCAGTTCGGTACCACTGGGGCCTCGGTCCGGGTACAGGTCACGTTCACGGACGACCGTCCGGCAAGCGCCCGCTTGAAGGTGGAACTGGTCACCTCGGGGTCCGAGGTCCAGTTGAACACCGCCTTCACTGACGACAACGGAGTCTGCGAGTTCGGCGGAGTCCGGCCGGGCACGTACCGGGTCCGCGTCAGCGGCATCGGGATTCGCGAAACTGTAGGCCGTGTCTTCTCCATCAGTCGCGGGCAAGCAACTCACTTCGAGTATCTCCCGGTGGAGCGCGTGGGCGAAAACGAGGTTACGCAAACGAGTACTACGGCCACGGTGGCCGCCGCCGACCTCAACGTCCCCGGCAAGGCCCGCAAGGAGTACGAAAAGGGCGGCGAGGCGATGGAGAAAGGGAACTGGGAAGGGGCCCGAGTGCGGTTCGAAGAAGCCATCCGCCTCTATCCCCAGTATGCGGCCGCACACAACGACCTGGGCGTGGTGTACATGAACACCGGCCAGACGGAAAAGGGTCGGGAAATGTTCGAAACGGCGGTCCGGCTCAACGACCGCTATGCCCGCGCCTATCGAAACCTGGGCATCCTGCACTTCCACGAGAAAAGTTATCCGATGGCCGAGACGAGTTTGCAGAAGGCTCTCGCCGGCGATCCCCTGGACGTGCAGACGCTCACCATGCTGGCGCAGGTGCAGCTGCTGCTGCACAAGCCGCTGGAAGCGGCGACGACGGCGACCAGGGTGCACGACTTGCCCCACGAGCAATTCGTTGCCTGCCACCTCATCGCGGCGCGCGCCTATGAGCTCCTGAACAAGGAGACCGACGCCATGGCCGAGTACACCATCTTCCTGAAGGAGTCTCCCC